The genomic DNA GGTGCAGTCGCCCCTGGACGTGGCGAACGCGATCAGCGCGGACCCGGAAGTCCTCTGGGCGGAACCGGATTTCATCGTCGAGGGCCGCAAGGCTGTCAACGATCCGCTATTCGGCAACGAATGGCATCTGGAAAGCACGGGGCAGAACATCAGCGGGAAAATGCCGCTGAACGACAACGACGTGGATGCCGAGTCCGCCTGGGCGCAACTGAGCGCGCCCTATCCGACTGTGGTCGCGATTGTCGATGACGGCGTCCAAACGAATCATCCCGACCTGCAGAACAATATTTTCGTGAATACCGCCGAATCGGGCGGGTCGCCCGGAATCGACGATGATGGCAACGGCTATGTTGATGACATCAACGGCTGGAACTTCGTCGGCGGCAACAACAACCCGAATCCGGCGGATGCGGAAGACAGCCACGGCACGGCCGTGGCCGGCGTGGCGGTCGCGGTGGGCAACAACGGCACGGGCGTGGCGGGTGCGGCGTACGCGGCGAAAATACTGCCGGTGAAGATGGCTTCGGGTTCTTCTTACGCGACGGACAGCCAACTCGCGTCGGCGTTCCGTTACGCGGGTTCGTTCGCGCACGTGATCAATTTCAGTTGGAGCTGGGGCAGCAGCACTACCGTCCGGTCCGGCATTCGCGACGCGCGCGAAGCCGGCGCGCTGCTCTTCGCGGCCGCCGGGAACGGCTACGGCTGGGGCGCTTACCAATTGAGCGGCTTTCCCACGGGTTCGTTCACGCACCGGTGGCAGTACCAGAAGAACGCCAACACCAGTTCCGGCCAGGATACCGCCTGGCTGGACCTGGTGCAGTTTCCCGACGGCGTTTTGGAAAACTTCGACGGCGTGACCGCGCCCGCATTGCCCGGTGGCTGGACCACAGGCGGCAACGCGAACTGGACAACAGTCGCCTCGCCCGCCGACCTGTCCCCGACGCGCCCCAACGTGGCCAAGGCGGGCACGATCACGCACAGCCAGAGCACGTACCTCCAGGTGGCGCACAATAACGCCACAGCAGGGAACTTGCTTTTCGTGATTCGGCCATCGAGCCAATCGGGGTTTGACGGTGTCCAGTACTTTGCGGACGGGAATCCGTACTTCGATTTGATCTCCGGTGTGCCGCCTTCGTCTGTTGCGTACCCGGCTTATTACGACGAGGTCGTTTGCGTCGGCGCACTCAATTCGGACGCCTTCCGTTCCTATTACAGCCAGGTCGGCGCGCCGCTTGATTTCGTCGCGCCGAGCGGCGGCACGTTCATGCAGTTGGGCATTGAGACCACCGACCGGACCGGCACGGACGGTTACAACACGAACTCCGGCACAGCGGGGGACTATTGCAGGGCCGGCGACGACACCGGTTTCTCGGGCACGTCCTCGGCGACGCCCCTCGCGTCGGGCGTGGCGGCGCTCGTACGCGCGGCCAACACCGGGTTGTCGCCCACGCAGGTGCGCAATATCCTGCGCGAAACAGGCAATAAGGTCGATTCGGCGGTCAATCCTTACGCGGGCCGGCAGACCGGGCGCAACGACAATCTCGGTTATGGCCGCGTGAATGCCCATGACGCGGTGATTGCGGCGCAATCCACGCCCACGCCCGCAACCCTCGCGTCTTCGGTCAAGATTGTGGAACTCGCGGACGACCCGGCGGGCCTGGAATTCATCGAAATCTACAATTTCTCGACGACTACGGCCTGCGCGCTCAACAATCTCGCGCTGACGGATAACGAAACGACGAACGACGTGGCCGAAGGCGCGTGCCGGTTTCCCGAAGGCTACTCGATCCCGCCGCGCGGCCTCGTTGTGGTCGTGGTGGGCACGGGCGCGACGCAGGCGTTCGTGGACGAGGTCACGGCCAACGCGACCGGCCCCTATGGCCCGGCGGGCGGCGCGCAGATGTTCGAGACGGTCAATTCCGGACTCTCCTTCGGCGGAACGGCCATTCCCAACATGGAAATCCCCGGCGGCGTGGACCCGGACCTGACCGATTCCGACAACGCGATGCTCGTGATCACCGATGGATATGAGATCACGTTTCTGAACGAAGTTCTCGACGGGCTTGTCTACGGCGCGGCCACGCTAACGGCGAACTCGTCTTTCGGCGTCGCGCCCGGTATCTCGGAATCGGCGACCTACGCAAGCAATACGGGTCTTACGACGGGCTTTTCGTTGCAGCGGCGCTATCCGTACACCGACACCAACGATTCGCTCCCCGATTTCCGGCTCATGACGCTCACGCCCGGCATGCTCCCGCCGCCGAGCACCGTCGACGCGCATTCAAGCCCACAACCCGACCGCGACCTGCCGGGTTGGAACGACACGGAACCTGAAAAGATGAGCGTATTGACGTTCCGCGTGACCGATCATGGTTCGGACGGCCTCGCGACGCTCATCGACCGGGTTGCCATCGGCATTTCGGGCACCGCGGGCGACGCGGCGAATGACATCGCGTGGGCCGAACTGCGCGACGCGTCCGCGCGCGTCGCGCTGGCCGCGTCGATCTCGAACACGGAGATCGTTTTCGGCGCAGCGCCCAACGGCGACAGCGCCGCGCAATTGGACGCGGTTTCCGACAATGCGTTCGTCGAGTACACGGTCTACATCTACCTGAACACGGTCTTGCTCGGGCAGCACGACGAAACGTATGTGTTCGACGTGGATGAGACGCGCGTCGGCGCGGACGGCGGCAACAGTACGCCCATGGGGCCGGACTCCGGCGCGGTCGTGCCCGTGACGGGCACGCTGGTCATTGCCGCGCTGGGCATCACGGTCACGCCGGACACCTGGAACATCGGCCCAAAGCCGCTTAATTACGCCGGGGAATCGGGCTCCTTCGTGGTCCAGAACACAGGCAACGTGGCCGAGAATTTCTCGATCGAGGGCGAGAACGCGAGCGGCGGCTGGACGCTTCAATCCGCCGTGGGCCTGAACGCGTTCAAGGTCGAGGCGGACCGGGGCGACAACGGCAGTTATGAAACGGTCCTGTCCACCAGCGAACAGCCGTTCGCTACGAACGTAGCGGTTTCGGCAACCGAGACCCTGGGCTTGCGCTACAGCAGCCCGAGCAGCGACAGCCTCGGCGCGGGCATGGCGCAAGACTTCACGATAACGCTGAAAGCATCGGTGTACGCGCCATGAGAAATGCGGATGCTTGCGGGCGGGCAGCTTGCTGCCCGCAATGGAGTGGCCGGTGAAACGAGGAACTACAAGCAGTTGCTTGATAAGGAGGAAACAAACATGAGAAGGGCAAGTGTGATGATGGCGGCGGCCGCGTGCCTGCTGGGTGTTTGCGGCCAGGTCTGGGCCGCCGATACGGACACGATCACCGTGACCGTATCGCTCGAGGCGGTCATCTCAGTGTCCGTGTCGCCGAATACTTGGAATATCGGCGCGATCGCGCTGAGTGGCACGAACGGGCCGCAGTCGTTTACGGCGACGGTCGGCAACAGCGCGACCAAGCTCGAGATCATGGGCTCGAATGGCGCCGGTGGCTGGACCATAGGCGCGACGCCCGGCGCGGACCGCTTTGTGGTCGCGGTGACGTCGCCGGCGATCACGCTGACGACCGCATACCAGACGCTCGAAGCCAGCGTGGCCGCGTACGGCAGCAAGGGGTTTGACCTGACCTACTCCGCGCCGGTCAGCGACACGAAGGGCGGCGGCGTGGACCAGAGTTGCGTGGTTACCTTGAAAGCCAGTGCGCCGTAACGCGCGCCGGAACGGTGTCTCAAAATGCCGGTTGGAGTGCTCGTGATATGACACGGAGCAGTCGGACAGCCGCGTGGTGCGTGTGCCTCTTGCTTGCGCCGCTCTCGACCGAGGCGGCGAGCCTGAAGGTCGCGCCCGCACGCTTCATCGTGCACAATGTCACGCCGGGCGCCTTGTATGACATCTGCGCCGAGACGGGCCTGCGCTTGACGATTTACAACGACGATGACGCGGCGCGGACGTGGGTGCTGTCCGTGCATCGCCCTTCGGACCGTGGCTCGTGGGAAATGGGCTACGCGGAGATCCCCGATCCGTCGTGGTGCTGGTTCGACCAGGCCGAGGTCACCGTCGAGCCGCAGGGCAAAGAGTACGCCCACCTCTTCCTGCAAGTGCCCGATGAGGAACGTTACTATAATCAGCACTGGGTCGTGACGCTGGGCATCGACGGCAAACCCGGGCGGGGTGGCATCGCGCTGGCGGCGGACGTGCGCGCGCAAATCGAGACGAAGAGCAAGGCGGACGCCGCCGCGAAACCGGACGGGCCGTTGGGCGTCGCGCCGAGCATCGTTCGCTTCGAAAATGCCGTGCCGGGCGCGGCGGCGGCAGCGACGGTTATGCTCTACAACAACGGCTCCGTGTCCCGGACCTACGCTGTCTCTCGGCTGTTCGACGACGCCCAAATCGAGCAGAAGACGTACTTGACGCATGGATTCGAGAGGATACCGGCGGCGGACTGGCTGCGCTGCGAACAAACGGTGCAGATTGCACCAGGAGGGTCTGCCATTGTGCCGGTGTCGCTGAACCTGCCAGCGGACACAGCGCCGGCCGGCGGGAAGTGGGAAGAGTTGTTGCTGATCCAACCGCAGGAAGGCCGCGCCGGGTTTGTGCGCGTACAGATTGAGACGCGGGAGGAACCGAAGACCGCACCATGAGACGTGGACGGCACATAGCGTCGATGATCGCGCTGCTGTGCATGCTGCTGGCGGCAGGCGGGAACAGTCTGGCCGCCACAACCGCTACGATCAGTGTGTCCGTGTATCTCGACGACTCGCGCCCCGCCGTCGCCATGACGTCCGCTTCTCCCAACGCGACGAACGCGGCGCTCATCCCCGTGACGGTGCAATTCAGCGAGCCGGTGCTCGGTTTCGACGCGGGCGATGTCATCACGGCCAACGCGCTCCTGGTCGCCTTTGCCGGCGCGGGCGCGAACTACAGCTTCAATCTGATCCCGGAGGGCGAAGGCGCTGTGATCGCCGATATCCCGGTGGGCGCCGCGCACGACGCCGCGGGCAACCCGAGCACCGCTGCGGCCCAATTCGTCCGGTTCTATGACGCGACCCCGCCCGCCGGCGCGCTCGTCATCAACGGCGACGCGGTGCTCACGCGGACTGTCGCGGTCAGCCTCGACCTGAGCGCCGACGACGGGGCCGGTTCCGGCGTGGCGCATGTGTCGTGCCGCAACGCGGGCGGGGTCTGGTCCGCGTGGGGCGCATACTCGCCGTCTCGCGCATGGACCCTCGAAAGCGGACAGGGCTACAAGACCGTCGAGGCGCGGTACCGGGATGCCGCGGGCAACGTCTCAATCGTCACGATTGCCGACACGATTGCGTTGGATACGGAACCGCTTGCGGTGACCATCGCCGGGCCCAATCCCGCTTACGCGGGGGAACAAGATTCGCACACATTCGAGGCCAGCGTCTCCGGCCTGTTCGGCGAGCCCGCCTATCAATGGTATAAGGAAGACGGGGGCTCGAAGGCGCTCGTCCCAATCCCGGCCGCTACGGAACCGGTCTATCTCCTTGAGGCGCTGGAGCCCGGCGACGGCGGCAGCTACTGCTGCGAGGTCTCTGACGACACGGAAACGGCGCTTTCGCCGGCAACGGTCCTGATTGTTCAAAC from Candidatus Hydrogenedentota bacterium includes the following:
- a CDS encoding S8 family serine peptidase produces the protein MAKYASEKRLRRRAQARGAAFRALPGFFVACLFLGVVVLGPGQAAAQGGGLWFEAQFGKPDEVVVRGQGGPVRLLSDRAGVRALKGAHHYLGPGGEPVELTEVADEVVVGYAGGAPSSQAVSAVPSRAAFALGQGRARLELDGTAAEACAQLAARPEVRFAYPVLYDLSIPGRVMPTDELVVCTMPGADIQGVAARHGVAVLYPLWAAENQWIVALTEPKVQSPLDVANAISADPEVLWAEPDFIVEGRKAVNDPLFGNEWHLESTGQNISGKMPLNDNDVDAESAWAQLSAPYPTVVAIVDDGVQTNHPDLQNNIFVNTAESGGSPGIDDDGNGYVDDINGWNFVGGNNNPNPADAEDSHGTAVAGVAVAVGNNGTGVAGAAYAAKILPVKMASGSSYATDSQLASAFRYAGSFAHVINFSWSWGSSTTVRSGIRDAREAGALLFAAAGNGYGWGAYQLSGFPTGSFTHRWQYQKNANTSSGQDTAWLDLVQFPDGVLENFDGVTAPALPGGWTTGGNANWTTVASPADLSPTRPNVAKAGTITHSQSTYLQVAHNNATAGNLLFVIRPSSQSGFDGVQYFADGNPYFDLISGVPPSSVAYPAYYDEVVCVGALNSDAFRSYYSQVGAPLDFVAPSGGTFMQLGIETTDRTGTDGYNTNSGTAGDYCRAGDDTGFSGTSSATPLASGVAALVRAANTGLSPTQVRNILRETGNKVDSAVNPYAGRQTGRNDNLGYGRVNAHDAVIAAQSTPTPATLASSVKIVELADDPAGLEFIEIYNFSTTTACALNNLALTDNETTNDVAEGACRFPEGYSIPPRGLVVVVVGTGATQAFVDEVTANATGPYGPAGGAQMFETVNSGLSFGGTAIPNMEIPGGVDPDLTDSDNAMLVITDGYEITFLNEVLDGLVYGAATLTANSSFGVAPGISESATYASNTGLTTGFSLQRRYPYTDTNDSLPDFRLMTLTPGMLPPPSTVDAHSSPQPDRDLPGWNDTEPEKMSVLTFRVTDHGSDGLATLIDRVAIGISGTAGDAANDIAWAELRDASARVALAASISNTEIVFGAAPNGDSAAQLDAVSDNAFVEYTVYIYLNTVLLGQHDETYVFDVDETRVGADGGNSTPMGPDSGAVVPVTGTLVIAALGITVTPDTWNIGPKPLNYAGESGSFVVQNTGNVAENFSIEGENASGGWTLQSAVGLNAFKVEADRGDNGSYETVLSTSEQPFATNVAVSATETLGLRYSSPSSDSLGAGMAQDFTITLKASVYAP